A stretch of the Vitis riparia cultivar Riparia Gloire de Montpellier isolate 1030 chromosome 13, EGFV_Vit.rip_1.0, whole genome shotgun sequence genome encodes the following:
- the LOC117927612 gene encoding NADH dehydrogenase [ubiquinone] 1 alpha subcomplex subunit 6: protein MASVMLKNVRVPANSASLEEARSRTFDFFKMVCRSIPKIMDIYNLDDVVTVSQLRSIIASEFRKNSHVTNTKVIDMLLFKGMEEFRNVVEHSKQRHHIIGQYVLAREHLVQDAGAKDQGMSEFLKNFYSSNYF, encoded by the exons ATGGCGTCGGTGATGCTGAAGAACGTTAGGGTTCCAGCGAACTCAGCGAGTCTGGAAGAGGCTCGGAGTCGGACCTTCGATTTCTTCAAGATGGTTTGCAGATCCATACCAAAAATCATGGATATCTACAATCTCGACGACGTCGTTACCGTCTCCCAGCTTCGCTCCATCATCGCCTCTGAGTTCCGCAAGAACTCCCACGTCACTAACACTAAG GTGATTGACATGCTTCTTTTCAAGGGCATGGAAGAGTTCAGGAATGTTGTAGAGCATTCAAAGCAACGTCACCACATCATTGGGCAATATGTGCTGGCTAGGGAACATCTTGTGCAGGATGCGGGCGCCAAGGACCAGGGCATGTCTGAATTCCTAAAGAATTTCTATAGCAGCAACTACTTTTGA
- the LOC117927716 gene encoding peptidyl-prolyl cis-trans isomerase CYP22, translating to MASGAGNAGVEWHQRPPNPKNPIVFFDITIGTIPAGRIKMELFSDIAPKTAENFRQFCTGEYRKAGLPVGYKGCQFHRVIKDFMIQAGDFVKGDGSGCVSIYGSKFEDENFIAKHTGPGLLSMANSGPGTNGCQFFITCSKCDWLDNKHVVFGRVLGEGLLVVRKIENVATGPNNRPKLACVIAECGEM from the exons ATGGCGTCGGGAGCAGGCAATGCAGGGGTGGAGTGGCACCAGAGGCCTCCAAACCCTAAAAACCCCATCGTCTTCTTCGACATCACCATCGGCACCATCCCCGCCGGTCGCATCAAGATGGAGCTCTTCTCCGACATCGCCCCCAAAACCGCTGAAAATTTCAGACAGTTCTGCACTGGCGAGTACag AAAAGCTGGGTTACCTGTTGGTTACAAGGGATGCCAGTTCCACAGGGTCATCAAAGATTTCATGATTCAGGCTGGTGATTTTGTCAAG GGTGATGGTAGTGGATGCGTTTCCATCTATGGAAGCAAGTTCGaggatgaaaattttattgCTAAACACACTGGCCCTGGTCTCTTGTCAATG GCAAATAGTGGGCCAGGTACCAATGGTTGTCAG TTCTTTATCACATGCTCGAAATGTGACTGGCTTGACAACAAGCATGTGGTATTCGGG AGAGTTCTTGGAGAAGGCCTTTTGGTTGTGAGAAAGATCGAGAACGTAGCCACTGGACCAAACAACCGGCCTAAACTGGCATGTGTGATTGCTGAATGTGGAGAAATGTAG